In Streptomyces sp. HUAS ZL42, the DNA window GAGCGGCTCGACCGTCTCCGCCGCGTGCACCACCGGGTCGAGCCAGGCGGGCAGGCCCTCCTTGCTGAGCGTCACCGGACCGCCCTGTGTGTTGCTCGCGCGCGTCATCGCCACCCCCGTCGTTCTTCCCGATCCAACGCCCGGTGGCCCTGAGATCGTTCCCAGCGGCCGCGGCGGGGCGGTGGGCTGGTACGGGCTGTGGTCATCCCGCCCCCAGCGGCGGGGCGGGTTTGCCGCCCGCGTCCAGGTATGCCTGCGGGGGGTTCAATCGCTGGCCCGGGAAGCCGCCCTTCTCGTACTTGAGCAGCTTCTTCGCCTTCTCCGGGTCCGTCTCGCCCTCGCCGTACGCGGGGCAGAGCGGGGCGATCGGGCAGGCGCCGCAGGCGGGCTTGCGGGCGTGGCAGATGCGGCGGCCGTGCCAGATCACATGGTGCGAGAGGTCCGTCCAGTCGCTCTTGGGGAAGAGCGCGCCGACGGTCGCCTCGATCTTGTCCGGGTCGGTCTCGTCGGTCCACTGCCAGCGCCGCACCAGCCGCTGGAAGTGTGTGTCCACGGTGATCCCGGGCCGCCCGAAGGCGTTGCCGAGGACGACGAAGGCGGTCTTGCGCCCGACGCCGGGCAGTTTGACGAGGTCCTCGAGGCGGCCGGGAACCTCGCCTCCGAAGTCCTCGGCGAGGGCCTTGGAGAGCCCCATGACCGACCTGGTCTTGGCCCGGAAGAAACCGCACGGCCGGAGGATCTCCTCCACTTCCTGCGGGTTGGCGGCGGCCAGGTCCTCCGGGGTGGGGTACTTGGCGAAGAGGGCCGGGGTGGTCTGGTTGACCCGGAGGTCGGTCGTCTGGGCCGACAGGACCGTGGCGACGACCAGCTGGAAGGGGTTTTCGAAGTCCAGTTCGGGGTGCGCGTACGGATAGACCTCGGCGAGCTCGCGGTTGATGCGGCGGGCGCGGCGGACCAGGGCCGTGCGCGACTCGTTCTTCGCCGGCTTCACCGCGACGGTCTTCT includes these proteins:
- the nth gene encoding endonuclease III → MGEQGPGKVRKTTKVTKKAVVAPKKATARVKKAAPEKTVAVKPAKNESRTALVRRARRINRELAEVYPYAHPELDFENPFQLVVATVLSAQTTDLRVNQTTPALFAKYPTPEDLAAANPQEVEEILRPCGFFRAKTRSVMGLSKALAEDFGGEVPGRLEDLVKLPGVGRKTAFVVLGNAFGRPGITVDTHFQRLVRRWQWTDETDPDKIEATVGALFPKSDWTDLSHHVIWHGRRICHARKPACGACPIAPLCPAYGEGETDPEKAKKLLKYEKGGFPGQRLNPPQAYLDAGGKPAPPLGAG